The DNA window ctgagacctctgGTCAAgtgtatctatcacttattAAATGCTTTAACCAAATACTACAAAATTTCCCTCTTCTGGTCTTAGCTTCAAATGATTTCTCCACCTCAACTAATTTGCCTAAATAGCTTCAAAAATATGACAGAACAATCCATCATAATACATCTTGAAACAGAGGCAAGCTTTCCCCAACTTGTGCTTTCTTTCTGATAGTTAGTTATTACTCTTcggttttaatttgtttttctgGTTTTTATTTGacataaagtttaagaaagttaAAAAATTTCTGAATTTTGAACTAAAGATaggtgaaatgtatcaaaatcaGTAGCGGAGACACCTTATTGCTAGGGGGTTCGTCTGAACCCCTTTggcagaaaattatattatttatacatgattaaaataattttttaaagtatatataatagatgtcgaactCTTTTCGGCTACTTTGTGtgtttatttcttcaaattttgaaccccttTATTGAAAATCTTGACTCCACCACTGATCAAAATGTCCTCTTGCGAAAAGTTGGAATTAAAGACTTGAGgaaaatacattttttcaaatgaactagaaaagaaaataagacaaacaaattgaacaacgaactaaaaaggaaagtaaaagATGAAAAAGTGATAATCAAGTGAATCTGGTGATGCTTTGATTTGAGAGTTGAGACTATACCATAAAAATAGACCTTTGGTAGTTATAGCAACATCAACTACTGTACACTATGCTTCCTAAGCTAGCAAATACCCCCATTGTCAAATTGTACATGTATGGATCTGAATCTGATgataatatgtattatttttttccatactaaGTAAGTTGTGTTGAATGTGGTGATTTATGGTAAaatgttagaagaaacaaatgAAGTGCATAGAACTTTAGATTATTATTCCATTTGAGAACAACAAAGAGATGTGTTAAAACCCCAAGCCAAATaagaaggaagaaagaaagaactTCAAGACATATAGATTAAGAAGAACAAAGGAAAAAACTCATTTCATTTGAGAATACTGTGTATATACAATTGCTTCCAGAGCAAATACATTCTTCATATGCTATTATCACACTGCAGGATCTATAAAAACCACCATGGTTTCTAAGCCTGCACAACATATAGGAATAAGAGTTTCATTTTTTACCCCTTCAAAACAAAACTGCTCTTTCTTCTGTTTTGCACTTCCCAATCAGTGTAAAACAAATTTCCAGCTTCTTGCAATTCGACAACCCAAGCTCAAAAAGACCCCTTTCTTTTCCTGTTTAAACAGAGAAGAATTCATAATCTTCTTATTCATCTTCTCAAACTCCACATCCTAACCCTCTTGCTTCTGATCCTTTCATTATCCTTAGCCTTTTACATGATGATAAGAACATTCTGAAATACCATAAAAAGAACCCCAAAttagaaaaatccaaaaaaaagacATGGTGATTCCTAAATAATATTAGATTCAAGATTCAAAAACTTACTCAAAAGGAACATCTCCAACAAGCATCAAGTCACCATCTTTATCTTCATAAGCAGGAGCAAATTCAGACCCTTTATACCCTTCCCTCTCTGAATATTCACCTATACTCAGCTTGAACATTTTCTCTAATGCCTTTAACAGTTCTGGATAACCCTTGCACAATTTCAGATCAATTTTTCTAAGATAAGGGGCTCCATCCATACTAACTTTCACATACATCCCACACTCAGCATCTGCTTTCTTTGATGGAAAGCTATTTTTCCTGTTAGATCTCACTGGTGGCCACCCCACTATTTGTGTCCTGCAAATCATTTTATCATTTTCAAAGTTTAGTCCTTTTCTTCATAACCTGATAGAAAAATTTTTCCATgattttaaaagggaaaatatcAAGACTTACTTGGCAACAGGTGGAGTTTTGGAATCAGAAATGGAGTTTGATTCACAATCTTCATCCTCAGGCAAAGCCCTTTTGTTATTCTTAACATTAAAGACAATTTCTTTGTCAGATTCTTCATCTGTCCTCCCTGGTAAACCCAATCTAAGCTCTGTTGCCTTGAGATTCAAATCTTTCTCATGAGCCAAAACACActccatctttcttttttcacaAATTTGATTCAGAAAAAGATAACAATTCAAGTTTCCTTCTCCAACActtatgtttttcttcttcaagattgaTTTGAAGACGCTTAATGGTGGCTTGTTGTAATATATAAGGAGAAAGTGAAATAAGAGAATTGTATATAGAGGGGGCCACGGGCCAGTACGCAAGATAAGATGAGATATTCAAACATTTAATTTGCCTACTTAATCAAATACTTTAGTCTGTAATATCAATACtatcaaatattttctctcttcttaattacttattcacttttgaattgacacgcttattaagaaaataattattgacatagtgagtttaccattttactcctattaattatgaagtgtatgaattaaaaagttaaggttttcaaaaagttctaccattttcaaagtaattaattgaaggtataatagagaaaaaaatttatcgttccttaatttatcaaaataaataagtaattagaaataactaaaaaggaaaaataaacaagtaattaggaacaataaaaataagttaattcaagaaatataattataaaataatttaagatattgaaaaaaaaagggacaAGACAAGCTAAGTTGTCGGGTGGAAGGGTTGCAGCATTGAGGCAAGTGATTAATATATTTTGGGGGACAAGCTCAGCTGCCCATGTGGTCCTGTGATCAAGACTTAAACAGAATCAACGGTCAAGATGCCTTTTGGAAATCCGTGGGACCAAAATCAGGACCGTCCAATTCTGCTCAATTAAGATAAGCACTAAGTTAACAAATATTGAGCATGATTATCTATGTGTTTATCCCCAAAACTTACAAATCACAATTAAGATAAGCACTGCTCAATttgaattttcagatttttgttattgttgttgttaaaataaaattgtatttaatagttttttatctttaaaattaaagCATAAATAGGAGTAGTACTACTATTTAGGGGTGGGGCTATAGTCACTTCAGGTGTCCAGTTGAACACTCTTCATCAAAAAATTAcgttatatatatgttaaattctgtgtttaaaaaatatatatttaaaattaaacacTCTTAACAAAAACTACGTCTTTGATGCAATGATAATGGGTGTCCATTCGAATGAAAAGTTTTGGGTTAGGATCCCATATagcataatattttatttatttttgacaatCATACATCATTATTCTTGGATACTCTTTGATAAAAAATTTTGGCTTTGCCATTCCTACTACTccatttgtccctaattacttgtccacttttgaattgacatacttattaagaaaataattaatgatataaggaatttactattttactcctattaattatgaagtggatgaaaagctctacatttttcaaaataattagtcatttaattgagggtataataggtaaaaagaatttatcttttttttatttgccaaaatggacaaataattagagacaactataaaagaaaaaatgaacaagtaattagggacgNACAAGCTCAGCTGCCCATGTGGTCCTGTGATCAAGACTTAAACAGAATCAACGGTCAAGATGCCTTTTGGAAATCCGTGGGACCAAAATCAGGACCGTCCAATTCTGCTCAATTAAGATAAGCACTAAGTTAACAAATA is part of the Solanum stenotomum isolate F172 chromosome 8, ASM1918654v1, whole genome shotgun sequence genome and encodes:
- the LOC125874639 gene encoding auxin-responsive protein IAA4-like, coding for MECVLAHEKDLNLKATELRLGLPGRTDEESDKEIVFNVKNNKRALPEDEDCESNSISDSKTPPVAKTQIVGWPPVRSNRKNSFPSKKADAECGMYVKVSMDGAPYLRKIDLKLCKGYPELLKALEKMFKLSIGEYSEREGYKGSEFAPAYEDKDGDLMLVGDVPFEMFLSSCKRLRIMKGSEARGLGCGV